The nucleotide sequence ATGCCCCAATCGTCCACGAGGTATTTGAGGCGCGCGTGTTTGCGGTTTTCACGGCCGCCGAAATCGCGCTGCACCTTCACAACCGCTTCGATAATCGGAATAACGTCCGCCTCGTCTTTGACGAAGGCAAGCGCGGTGCCCAAGCGAGCATAAGTCTCGGGCTTCTTGTGCGTATAGCCAAGGCCGCCGCCAATAGTCACCTCGAACCCCGTGATCGAACCGTTCTCCGTCACGGCAATGACGCCCAAATCCTGCGTGAGAATGTCGACGGAGTTGTCGAAATCCACCGTTACGCCAATTTTGAACTTGCGCGGAAGAAAGCGATCGCCATAGATAGGCTCCTCGACGGTCTTTGGTTCCTCCTCCGACTCAAATGTCACTGTCCCGTCTTCGTGTACCTTTGCCTTCTGGTCATCCAGCCAGACGTCAAAATAGGCCGTGGTCTTCGGCAGGAAATGATTGCTGATTCGTTGCGCAAGGGCGATGAGGTCGGAGCCGCACTTCGCATAAGCAGGGTCTATGTCTACGACCGGGCACGCCATTGTGTTGCGCACAATATCGCCGCACGCGCCCAGCGTCGTGATCTTTGCAAGGTGGTTCAAATCGTGTATCAGCGGCCGCAGATTCTTCTTCACCACGCCGTGGAACTGGAATCCCTGCCGCGACGTAATGCGGAGGTCATGTTGACCGTAGGTGTCCGCCATGTCGTCGCACATAATGTACTGCTCGGCGGTAATCGTCCCTCCCGGAAACTTCGTGCGCACCATCAAGCTGTAGTCGCGGTCAAGCCCCGCCTTTTTACGATCCGTGCGCGTGTCCCGATTGTCCTGCTGATAGGTACCGTGGAACTTCATCAACGAGGTGGCATCGTCGGTAAAGCACGGCTTTGGATCGGCGAGTTCCTCGGCGATGGTGCCGCGGAGCCCCTTGCTATTGGCCTTCATAAGCTCAAACGCGCTGAGTTGGCCTTCACCAGGTTGTGCATCGTGTGACATCGGAGATACTGCTCCTTACTACCAATAAGCCTTGAGTTGACCGGCGCACGGTGCGCACAGGGCCGGAAGTCTACCTTCATTGACGCGCAGGTTCAATGGGAGGTCGAACTTGCGCGAATGATTACATAACAGATAATAAAAGTCAAGTATTCCAGCCAAAACCAACTGAGATCATTGCGGAGGATAGAAATTGGGCCTGATGAGAATGAGTAAGTACTGATAAGGCAATAACATAGACGATAGATAAGGTGAATTGGAGAGGTTGGGAGTGCGTTAACACATCCTCGCAATGGCCTTGAAGAACATGTAGTTGAACGTCCCATCACGCTCGGCGGTGCGGTATAAGTCTCGAATACCCCTCTCCCAGTCTTGTTCATTAATAAGGCCTTGCGCCAATGCCTGTTCTCGGACGCCCTCGACCATGGCCGTGAAGGTTTTCTTTGTGAAGCCTTCCACAAGGGCGGGCCTGCTGGAATCGACGTAAACAGTCCGCGGAGAAACCGTGATGTTCGAGAAGCCCGCCTGCTCAAGCAGCGGGTAAAGCTGGCGGCCAATACACGCATTTCCTCCGCCGCGTGCTTGAAGCGCAATCTGGCAATCGATGGCCTTGTGAGCGTAGATGCTATCAGGGTGGAAAAAGACGGAGCCGTGGTCACCCTCAACAACCGTCATCGTTCCTCCCGGCTTAAGAACCTGCTTCAGGCACGCCAAGGCACCGACCGGGTTCGACAGGTGCTCAAGCACAAAGCAAACGAAAATATGGTCAAAAGGTCCTAAATCTTCAGGTAGATTGAAGATATCCCCCTGCCGAAACGTCACATTTGTGATGCCGGCCGAAGTGACTCGTTCGCGGGCAATTTCGAGTGACTCCTCTGAAATCTCCAGGGAAGTAATGAGTGCATTGGGACTGTTCTTCGCGAGGGTAACGGTCTGGGCTCCCACTCCGCAGCCGGCCTCCAAGACGGACTCGCCAGCGGAGTAGGCGGTATCGCAATGGAGAAGGTCCGTCAATGTAGTCGCTTGATCGACGAGCCGGTAGGCTTCACGGGCGGTATACCCGTGAACATATTCACCACTCACAAGTCCCCCTTAGCCGCACGGATTACCGAGGAGCGGCAGAAGCGGCATGATACACCTGCGATGGGCAGAATTCACGCAATAGGGGTGCTATACTTAGTGGTGGTGA is from Candidatus Hydrogenedentota bacterium and encodes:
- a CDS encoding methyltransferase domain-containing protein, whose amino-acid sequence is MSGEYVHGYTAREAYRLVDQATTLTDLLHCDTAYSAGESVLEAGCGVGAQTVTLAKNSPNALITSLEISEESLEIARERVTSAGITNVTFRQGDIFNLPEDLGPFDHIFVCFVLEHLSNPVGALACLKQVLKPGGTMTVVEGDHGSVFFHPDSIYAHKAIDCQIALQARGGGNACIGRQLYPLLEQAGFSNITVSPRTVYVDSSRPALVEGFTKKTFTAMVEGVREQALAQGLINEQDWERGIRDLYRTAERDGTFNYMFFKAIARMC
- a CDS encoding NADPH-dependent assimilatory sulfite reductase hemoprotein subunit, which encodes MSHDAQPGEGQLSAFELMKANSKGLRGTIAEELADPKPCFTDDATSLMKFHGTYQQDNRDTRTDRKKAGLDRDYSLMVRTKFPGGTITAEQYIMCDDMADTYGQHDLRITSRQGFQFHGVVKKNLRPLIHDLNHLAKITTLGACGDIVRNTMACPVVDIDPAYAKCGSDLIALAQRISNHFLPKTTAYFDVWLDDQKAKVHEDGTVTFESEEEPKTVEEPIYGDRFLPRKFKIGVTVDFDNSVDILTQDLGVIAVTENGSITGFEVTIGGGLGYTHKKPETYARLGTALAFVKDEADVIPIIEAVVKVQRDFGGRENRKHARLKYLVDDWGIDKVREKVFEYAGKRFELPRGVQPGAQPDYLGWHKQSQAGLNYVGIWIENGRIRDFDGNFRFRTGLRTIVDQFKPSVRLTPHHNIIFANIADADVDKVQGILDEYGIPTDKGISTLRRMEMACPALPLCGLAMAEAERAIPDVMKGIEVAGHGDANVVIRMSGCPNNCSRPRSAEIGIVGAGADRYQLYVGGAHNGTRLCELLTEKLKGTDLPVLISELLSLWKAERNEDEQFGDWSARVGVESLRSRLETVKAV